From the Cryptomeria japonica chromosome 2, Sugi_1.0, whole genome shotgun sequence genome, one window contains:
- the LOC131046327 gene encoding uncharacterized protein LOC131046327 — protein MEICGHYKTTSGGGGGFRWKCHGCDIEHNSSYYRVVGHLCGIKGRGIKKCPGKNGKPIPDETVMKYIREHEATEEREARRLNQTASKKTKGMQGPSNPTIVVEDHPFLATNEPQSEPPLTHKRTKGPLETAFQNESRDNADEDIVRCIYANELSFNVVRSPYWKQMIKSVNEAPKGYKGPGYEKVRGTLLEKEVKRVEDALKPIRDSWVEIGVTIVSDGWKDAKNRPLINVIAVSPKGAMFLRAVDCEGQIKDGQFIAEILISAIESMVSRNVVQVITDNAKNCRAAGLLVEQRYDHIFWTPCAVHSLNLMLQRIGQKIKRIRDVYAEAEDIQMFITNHHMSQGIFRTYSNLELLKVAETRFASNTIVLRRLVKVRVALCNMVISTNWTVWKQSSTERAEKIKDRILSEKWWDLVTYLLSITEPIMSMIRYTDMDSLA, from the exons atggaaatatgtggacattataaaacaacttccgggggaggtgggggattccgttggaaatgccatggatgtgatattgaacataatagttcatattatcgggtggtaggccatttgtgtggaataaaaggaagaggcatcaaaaaatgccctggaaaaaatggtaaacctataccagatgagacagtgatgaaatatattagggagcatgaggcgacagaagagagggaagcccgtagattgaaccaaactgcatcaaagaaaacaaagggaatgcaaggcccttctaatcccactattgtagtagaagaccaccccttcttggccacaaatgaacctcaaagtgaaccacccttgacacataaaagaacaaaggggcctttagaaaccgcattccaaaatgagagtagagacaatgctgacgaagatatagtaaggtgcatttatgcaaatgagttgtcattcaatgttgttcgttccccatattggaagcaaatgataaaaagtgttaatgaggctccaaaagggtataagggccccggttatgagaaggtacgtggaacattactggagaaagaggtgaagagggttgaagatgcattgaaacccataagggattcatgggttgagataggtgtaacaattgtttcagatgggtggaaagatgctaaaaaccgtcccttgatcaatgtcatagcggtgtcccctaaaggggcaatgtttttgagagctgtggattgtgagggccaaataaaagatggccaatttattgcagaaattctcatctctgccattgagtctaTGGTatcccgcaatgttgtccaagtcataacggacaatgcaaaaaattgtagagctgctggtttgttggttgagcaacgctatgatcacatcttttggacaccttgtgcggtacattcactcaatcttatgctacaaagaattgggcaaaaaataaaacggatcagagatgtgtatgcagaggctgaggacatccagatgttcatcacaaaccaccacatgtctcaagggatttttagaacctattcgaatttggagctattgaag gttgctgagacccgttttgcatcaaacacaatcgtcttaagacgacttgtgaaagttagagtggcactatgcaatatggtgatcagcaccaattggactgtatggaagcaaagtagcactgagagggcagaaaaaattaaGGATAGAATATTgagtgagaaatggtgggatcttgttacatatctcctaagtatcactgagcccatcatgagcatgattcgctatacagacatggatagccttgcatag